In Microplitis mediator isolate UGA2020A chromosome 9, iyMicMedi2.1, whole genome shotgun sequence, the DNA window catgattttataaatataaactgcagctgccacgagaaagaagaaatttagaacaaaaaaatcctaatttcgatcatttttgatattttcaaaattcgtgagcgacctattgaaaattttttatcgagctgatttttggagaggcgtcttgaaacatcttaaaccaacaaattttcattagagtctcgaaaaaaaaaaaatagtcggtttttttgggccaccctaatgtaggggagggtggggcagagcggcccccctgaaattttgaccaaaaaaaaaattttttttttttcgactaattactataaatccgatatgtttgcgcatttttacccctacgcatgacatttggggcaaaatggacaagcccaaaattttgaaaaagtgattttttcatatttttatcgtcaaattaaaaaaaaattattataattccacatttctagccctacgcataacacctggggcaaaatggaccagccgaaacttccgaaaaaattattttttcatatttttcggccgtttctttatgtaagaggcaaatttggtcactaaaaatttataaaaattaaattttttttttagttgataaatttttgaaataaagtaaaactatagaattgatttttttttttattaaataacaattagtaattaaggtaatcgagagtgaacgatttattacactttaaaaaatttttttcgagtaatataaaaccaaaaatagttgtcaagagaaagaaatacattcttaatgatgaaaacaatttaaaaaaaaaaaaaacgaaaaaaaaatttttttatcactttttgaaggggggccgctctgccccacaaaaaaaaaaatttttttcaaaattttggcaaaatgtccataaatttgttcgaaataggacaaaagtaaagtgatcatatggttaaaagccacaaaaaataataattggcttaggggggccgctctgccccaccctcccctatatcaattttttatctttagaggaatcatttttttcaaaaataaatatttttggaactttACTGAGAATCAtgggtaaaaattattaaattcatccatacatggaaaaaaataaataagaatggTTACTGTGCAACACAAGTCTGATCGTAAAGAATTAGTACGAGAGCCGGGCCTACTTCCACCCCCACCGATCTTGCAACCtcatgaaatatatatttctaaaaCGCTTTGATAATGGATAAATATGCCTATAATAGCTTGCCTATCACAATTCTGACCAggctatttttaaataaattaataaaaattgaatttttttttattttttaccattcTTGTAACCAGCCAAATGTACACTTACCGACAGCAAATAATGCATAGAATATGCCGCGGTAGCCTTGCCTACCCATTTCTTGACCAAGCTACCTTGCCAGCGGGTATAAACAGTTGagtcaatttaaataactccACCGATCTATAAACCGcttgaattttttaccaaaatgtagttaatgtcgagctcttgattCCGATCAACACTACTTatttaagagcttgaaattaaaatgaaaataactagaaaacaatgcagaatttgataaaactttactgataataatttgtagaaaataaaattgtcaacaaaaaagattctataacaatttgtgataagtctgatagtttcgccggaaaagtaaaaagatctccaactttactccGAGCTCTAGTAACTTTTGaatagatggatttatcaaaaaatgacaagagaccttttttgtaaagcgttcaattttcaacataaatatattttttccgcatggaaaaatatatatgtgaaaaatatactcataaatatatgtcaaatataagtcaaatatagaaatatatattttgacatatattttttttgcattaaattatatgaacGCATATATGGTTACATATAtgtgtaaatatatgtttatgtaTAAGACTGCATATATGTTTGCATGCATTCTCATTTATAagtcacatatattttacatatacgccaacatatatttttacatacatgtttatatatatgtaaaaatatatttttacataaatttttacatatataccctagcagacctgatttaccgtaaatttacggtaattttaccgtaaatctaccgtagaataccgtaaaattcgagtagatttaccgtaaattacggtaaacccaccacaatttacggtaaatcggtactttacggtggattaccgtaaattacggcgggtataccgtaaatttactgtCGAATccgataaatctaccgtaaaaaattcggatggattaccgaattaccgtaatttacggtggattaccgtatttccgtatttcaggtaaatccaccgtaaattacggtaaaaccaccgtaaattacggtaaatcggtactttacagtgaatttaccgtaatttactgtggttttaccgtaatttacggtggattaccgtaatttacggtggattaccgtatttccgtattttacggtaaatccaccgtaaattacggtaaatcggtactttacagtgaatttaccgtaatttacggtggattaccgtatttccgcattttacggtaaatccaccgtaaattacggtaaaaccaccgtaaattacggtaaattcaccgtaatttacggtaaatcggcattttacggtggattaccgtaatttacggtgggtttaccgtaatttaccgtaactTGGGTCCGTTAgtatactaaatatattttgactcacaTGTTTGTGTACATacgggtatatatatatatataaatatatgcagacatatattttttcatatatgtttgtatgtatacCCACATATATTCTctagactttttcagagtttttcagagtaaagtccgaaaaatttccactagGGATTTCaggtattgaaaataaaaaaaaattcatgtaagtTTGTGATATTGTAACAAATATGttgaaatatatttcaatatatatttgcatGCATATGAACGTATATGTTTGCAtatatgtaaatgtatatgtttctatatagattaatatatatgtaaatgtatatagcTGTATATATGTTgagatatataattagatatatgTTGATACATATATTGAGATATATACTTTcgtacatttttatatatatgcagACATACACATTGACGTTTCTGAGAAAATATATGTCTgcatatatttcttatatattcCACGTATATCCTGACATCTATGAAatcatacatgcatacatttatatcaACATATAACTGACAATATatttgacatatattttttttgcatacatatattttgtatatatcaCATATATGTCACGTATATTttcgacatatatatttttgtatgtaTTCGTCTATTCGATCTTTTGATTTGTTAACGATTTAAAAACACTCaaagttaaacaaaaaattttcccgcgttatttaaatgagaaatcgaatttttcaatgacctgggtctgtaatcgacatacaattttttttcttgcgcgaaaatttttttttgtgttgaactatgatttttttcacatgcacttaaaacaaaaaattttcctccGAATCGCGTACTCTAATCCCCAATATAATCCTccataaattttcttcataaactatcgccgaaaaaaaatttttcttattctcttCATAATATAGACGATAACTgcttaaatatcaaatatatttaaaaattactcaagaccttttttgtagcctattaaatttcctacaatttttattctaaaaattttcttatcccCCTGATAGTTTTCAAAACATTTGCAAtccttatttaaaatattttgatctccacacctttttttttgtacctacatacacacatatatatacatatatttatatacattgcACCTCTTCCGTAGCAATTTCCTTCCGGTTTATATCCACAACAcaacacaataaaaaaaaactatatatacaAAACAAAGTTAAAAGTTACTGACGCGTGTTCAAACGTAACATTCTTAacgctttatatatttatctatacccatatgtatatacatgtacatatatttatcatgGTGTAGTGAATTTATAACTGCAGGGGagcattttaaattactaacgttcagTTAACTTTAAAACTTGGTATTAAACtcatctatttttattttattttattttacttgtttgttttgtttattatatattttatttatttatttattatttatatcactGGCTTAGTaaatgcattaaaaaatttttttttataaattaaaaaaaatgtgaatttttttttttggtccaaaaatttcttattattttttttttttgttaattaattaattaatgtaattaatttgtgtTAATATGAgtggtgaaaaattaaaattttcgaaagcATTTATTTGCtgtacaaatattatttttatggtaataaatatttttttttatttttttaaattcttacaaaaattttattgtcattttcaattttcatgaaattcttctttttctcaaatttttttaacaggaaatttttttacgatggaatttaaaaagaaaaataattttagtatttttttttcccgcccgggattcgaacccgaaTCCGTGACCGCCAAACTCACATCTTGcaattttataactaaatatCCTATAAAACGGTtaaaattctttcaaattgtaaaatttcgaTGGTTGtcttgaaagaaatttaataagcTACAATTTCGGTCtcttaagaaattaaaaaaaaatcaatatttccaAAGTTAcaggactttgaaaaaaaaaaaaaaaatttcttcaataCATCTTATATTTTAGGAATGCTCATATCTTGTAAactattgattttataaaatttttcaatgagacCAAAATTGTAGCCTATCAAATTTCCTTTCCAATGACCACCCacaacattaatttatttcgaaataatcattttcaaattttcactaaaaaaaaaaaaaaaactaactttGTTACAAaacaataagaaaaaaaattttttgttattttaggCCTCAGGATTTATATTAATGGCACTAGgaatactattattaattgataataacaGAGTATTATTGTCACGATTATTAAATACCGACGAATTAATTGTTAAAGAaccattattttattatttatcatttataatcgTTGGTTTGggatttttaatatcattaagTGGATTAATTGGATGCTGGGTATCTTGCCTGGCTAATAACTGTGTCACTGTATtggtaagatttttttttaaattaattacaatactaaaaattaactagaatttcaaattttgaatttcgttGACTTTGGTGTAGGCTATCTCTTCAGGGAGTGGATTTAGagaaaaaagtaaagatactatttttgtagaaaatttaaagagctataaaaaagatcatgatcattttttctgtaaaatcaatatttaatgagTTATCGATCATTAATCAACAAAAAACGGGTTTAGTCCTTAATTGCGGTAACCGGTAAAGGCCAACTTCTTAGGAAGTAGATTTAGagaaaaaagtaaagatatactttttgtagaaaattgaaagggctataaaaaaggtcattatcatttttactgtaaaatcaatatttaatgagTTGTCGATCATTAATCAACAAAAAACGGGTTTAGTTCCAAATTATGGTGATTAGTAAGGGTTAACTCCTCAGGAAGTGGATTTAGAGGAAAAATTACtgataacttttttgtagaaaattttaagggctacaaaaaaggtcattgtcatttttactgtaaaatcaatatttaatgagTTGTCGATCATTAATCAACAAAAAATGGGTTTAGTTCCAAATTATGGTGATTAGTAAGGGTTAACTCCTCAGGAAGTGGATTTAGAGGAAAAATtactgatactttttttgtagaaaattttaagggctgcaaaaaaggtcattgtcattttttctgtaaaatcaatattttatcagttatcgattattaatcaataaagaATGAGTTTAATCTCAAATTTCGAACttgagtattaattaattaatgattaatttatttttagtacatggtgatattgataatattgatAGTAAGCCAATTTACAATTTGCGTGCTTGCAATATTTACACCAAATTTAATCGGAATTGACATACGAGTAATTACGTTGTTACGGGCATTGCAACGTAATTATGGTTTACCTGGCAGGCAACAATTCACGGCGGCGCTAGATCTTGCTCAGACGACAGTAAGTTCAAACtgaatgagtaaaaaaataaataattattattatcattataatttttagttttcgtgCTGCGGGATCAACGGAAGTAATAATTACGGTACATCCTGGTGGCGGTTACAGGAAGTTGGTCGTCGTGATTTAGTTGTACCATTGACTTGCTGCTTGCTCAATAACACAAATAATATTGATTCGTTTTTGAATCCTATTGTTAGTGATTTGGACACTTGTCAGACTCTCAATCCGGCAAAACATCAATTTGCTCGTCATACTGTGGTAgttatggaaaaaatattagtacCAGTGaaaagctgataaaatttctgTTAAAATGAGTGGTCGCATGACATACTTTGGGTGGAAGTAAAAATTCGATTAATATCGATTAGTGATTAATGGTATCGATTATAAATATCTTTTGATAGGAAGTATGGCAAGTGGGTACTTGATTTCAAGAGAATTTTTCGAGCTATTGATTgcaagttataaaaaaaaagagttatttgaaatcgatatatcgatttcaACAATCGATACCTCGAGATTTTATATTCGATCTTTAAAACTAGAAATTTAGATGccagattttaaattttgtgtaaaatttgataatcgaTGTATTGAGTGTCAAAATCGATACATCGAAGGTTTAttaatcgatatctcgaagTTCGGTAttcgatttaaaatatttttttttatcaaaaatttttaattttatatctcgaAGTAAAATAATCgatacataaaattataagttgaTATTTTAGTTCGATTGTCGATATCTCGAAATTCAATAATCGATatgtagaaattaaaaatcgatttataGTGTTTTGATTCCTTGAATCGAAGTTCAAAGATcgataactaaaaaaaattgatacatcgaaatttaataatcgatatatcgatttcgaaaaatcgatattatAATCAGAAGTGTGtcttgttggtactcatttcaATGGAAATTTTCCCAGCTATTCAATGCACTCGttacttttacaaaaaaaaaaatttttttcacttttaggGTTGCTTAGAAAAAATCGAAGAATGGACACAAGACCaagcattattattattagtaattggTTTATCAATAATGTTTGTTGAATTATGTGCATTACTATCAACATTACtgggttataaaaaaaaatctggtaaatttagaaaaaaattaaacgagaGCCAGCATAATATTACGTCATCATTCACTTCAACCCAAACGATTGATGGACAATCGCCTTATCATGATAGCGACAACGATTTTggtaaaaagaatttttttgaaatttcggaaaaaaaatgataaaaaaataaacaaaaattactttgattttaaaatttaaaaattttctaaggtTTCGAAAATCGTGTACAGATGTCAGGTTCAACATTCACAGGAAAGTCCTGAAGGTGGCAGGAGGGcagtgaaataaataaattaagtccCAAAAGTCCCAAGAGCATTATTGAGCAGTGGTCAACGTCAAATTGTAATAAACAAGAAACTTCAATGGAAACACTATCAACTAGTCCGCAATCTTATCAAGAGCGTGGTATCGATGTCTCATTTACGGTTATTAGTGAAAATGGGCCCGATATGAATATAAGGCCCACACAAATTGGGCCTCATCCTACAATACCGACAGGAAACACCACTGGGCCAAGAGATCCCCAGAATACAAATAATTGTCACAATTTAGAGGTAAGGCCCAAAAATGTTGGGCCTCCTTCTACTAAATCTCGCGAAGAAAACCTCAGTCCCAAGTTTGCTAGGTCCCAGCATGTAagaaagtcaaaaaatttaagaaattcgTACATGAGGCCCAAAAATGTTGGGCCTCAgaattcagaaaattttacatGTGAACCAAAGAATTTCCGAGACTTGGAGAATTGCCAAAACATATCAAACTTAGATATAAGGCCCAAAATGTTTGGGTCTCATACTCCAGATTTTGTGCCTACAAACTTAAGTCCCACATTTGGGACTCACCACACAAGACAATCGCAAAGCCATCGAAATTCAGGAATGAGACCCAACAATTCTGGGCCTCATACTTCGGAATTTTCACCCGAAAATCCAAATTACACATCCCGAGACCATAAATCACGAGAAAGTTTACCAAATTCTGAGAATACTAATGTAAGGCCCAATCGTGGACCTCATTTGTCAACATTTGGGCCCGAGAATCAATTTTTACTGTCATCGTCACCACGTGCTTCCTCAAAATCCGAAACAGTCCGCAgtattccaataaaaaaatttcagtcatCACTGGCCCAAAATTTTGGGACCCTCAAACGAAaagggcccattttgccccaccaTCAATACATAATTTCCCACTCCGACCTCCAGTTGGTCCCAAACCACCGACACAgtcgtaaaaataaattagttgtCAACAGCACGCGTAAGTCCAAAAAGGCCCAAAATAAGGCCCCGagtataaaatcaaaatcacGAAACTCCACGCACACTTTTGGGCCCGGTACTGTCGAAGCAATGATAGAAGTCTTTGAAGATAATTTACGAACAGACCAGGCCCAAACTTTAGACAATTGGGCCttacacaaaaataaatttggcgTCCCTCTAGTTGGTATGCACAATGCCTGTGGATTGCCCGTAATAGCTCATTGGgcccaaaataattttaactacGGGCCCAAATCAGGTCCCCACAAACTGGGCCCACTGAAAAATGGACATACATTAAAAACTACTAGCAAAAGACCAAAACGCCCGGCACCCAAACCTCCTGACACAAGGCCCAAAAGTCAAAGGTCCCAAAAATCGCGTACTGGCCCAAAAATTCAGGgccttaattttattaatgatgaaaataatgaaagtaacgttaatttaaatcaaaataataatgaaaaaaaattaaaaagatcaACCGTTTACGCAAAAGACGACGGAAGTTCTCCAGTCGATGTATTGTctaatttatgtataaatccACTTGCCCGTAATTATAACTCCTCAAATATGATATGGTAATTTTACTGGGACTTATCAACTGCcctcaattattttatttaaaaaaattgggcctcattgtaattataaagttaactttttattttagtttctttCTAACTTATCTAtagctttaaatattaatttaatcacaAAAGTCatagaaaccttttttgtagagaattttgtaagctacaaaaaagtatcagacaaaaattttgatatttttgatatttaaccagatatttatattttaagaaccagatacttaatttttaatattagtctactttaaaaatttattattcaaattttctaagctAGAGCtttcaattttgattttatcaaaaaatttatggaaacattttttgtagagaatttaataatctacaaaaaaggtctctgtAAATTTTTCTCCAAAACAAACACAGAAGCCATAAaatcaattcaaaataaaaatttcatgtctatcatttatcatatttataataataagaataataatgaaaaaaaatattcgatatgaatttttatttgtcattataataaaaaatatttagcttataaataatt includes these proteins:
- the LOC130674656 gene encoding tetraspanin-9 — protein: MSGEKLKFSKAFICCTNIIFMASGFILMALGILLLIDNNRVLLSRLLNTDELIVKEPLFYYLSFIIVGLGFLISLSGLIGCWVSCLANNCVTVLYMVILIILIVSQFTICVLAIFTPNLIGIDIRVITLLRALQRNYGLPGRQQFTAALDLAQTTFSCCGINGSNNYGTSWWRLQEVGRRDLVVPLTCCLLNNTNNIDSFLNPIVSDLDTCQTLNPAKHQFARHTVGCLEKIEEWTQDQALLLLVIGLSIMFVELCALLSTLLGYKKKSGKFRKKLNESQHNITSSFTSTQTIDGQSPYHDSDNDFGFENRVQMSGSTFTGKS